Proteins from one Nyctibius grandis isolate bNycGra1 chromosome 2, bNycGra1.pri, whole genome shotgun sequence genomic window:
- the TCEANC gene encoding transcription elongation factor A N-terminal and central domain-containing protein isoform X3, which translates to MTIEYLQGTEVAKAVYRVLKNCPSVHLKKKAKQLLSRWKALYKNNRAQSMQVKKSVSVYVKEEIELLGVVPREQLLYEGPGQQEELDATCSKILVPLQTVKNVVHNDAEGSMNQLAFFEERHADNEDTKPLVNKASLQQDPMRALRCKCTNLLYKALTGSARDADETDKWLVLSKEIEEHIFALHAKNDKKYKNCIRSKISNLTNPKSCHLKHNLFSGTLSPKAFAEMTVMEMASNELKELRALYTESAVREHQLPQVINGAQTNKIKCRRCEKFDCTVTMIARGTLFLPGWVRNTNPDEQMLTYVICNECGEQWYHSRWICL; encoded by the coding sequence ATGACTATAGAATATCTTCAGGGGACAGAAGTTGCCAAGGCTGTATACCGAGTACTCAAGAACTGCCCTTCAgtacatttgaaaaagaaagcaaagcagttaTTATCAAGGTGGAAAGCACTTTACAAGAATAACCGTGCTCAGTCAATGCAAGTTAAAAAGTCAGTTTCGGTGTATGTGAAAGAGGAAATTGAACTTCTCGGTGTGGTTCCTAGAGAGCAGCTGCTGTATGAAGGACCAGGTCAGCAGGAGGAATTAGATGCTACTTGTTCTAAAATTTTGGTCCCATTGCAAACTGTCAAAAATGTGGTACATAACGATGCAGAAGGCAGCATGAATCAACTTGCTTTCTTTGAGGAACGACACGCTGATAATGAAGATACTAAACCTCTTGTTAACAAAGCAAGTCTGCAGCAGGATCCGATGAGAGCTCTGAGGTGTAAATGTACGAATCTTCTTTATAAAGCTTTGACTGGTTCTGCCAGAGATGCAGATGAAACTGATAAATGGCTAGTGCTATCTAAAGAAATTGAAGAACATATTTTTGCTCTTCATgctaaaaatgacaaaaagtataaaaattgcATCAGAAGCAAAATCTCTAATCTGACGAACCCTAAAAGTTGCCACTTAAAACATAACCTTTTTTCAGGGACTTTGAGTCCAAAGGCTTTTGCCGAGATGACAGTGATGGAAATGGCCAGCAATGAACTGAAAGAGCTCAGGGCTCTGTACACAGAATCAGCTGTTCGGGAACATCAGCTCCCACAAGTTATTAATGGAGCacagacaaacaaaataaagtgtAGGCGCTGTGAAAAATTTGACTGCACTGTCACTATGATCGCCAGAGGAACTCTCTTTCTTCCAGGCTGGGTGCGAAACACAAATCCAGATGAACAAATGTTGACTTACGTTATTTGTAATGAATGTGGAGAACAGTGGTATCACAGCAGATGGATTTGTTTGTAA
- the TCEANC gene encoding transcription elongation factor A N-terminal and central domain-containing protein isoform X1 — protein MAAGRPGAEQEAGGRRHVEARGGGLKMSDQKNIVHRAHCIEKLLSENNFQDVEDHLKELEDVDMTIEYLQGTEVAKAVYRVLKNCPSVHLKKKAKQLLSRWKALYKNNRAQSMQVKKSVSVYVKEEIELLGVVPREQLLYEGPGQQEELDATCSKILVPLQTVKNVVHNDAEGSMNQLAFFEERHADNEDTKPLVNKASLQQDPMRALRCKCTNLLYKALTGSARDADETDKWLVLSKEIEEHIFALHAKNDKKYKNCIRSKISNLTNPKSCHLKHNLFSGTLSPKAFAEMTVMEMASNELKELRALYTESAVREHQLPQVINGAQTNKIKCRRCEKFDCTVTMIARGTLFLPGWVRNTNPDEQMLTYVICNECGEQWYHSRWICL, from the exons atggcggcggggcggcccggcgCAGAGCAGGAAGCGGGAGGGAGGCGCCATGTTGAGGCCCGCGGCGGAG GTTTAAAAATGTCTGACCAGAAAAATATTGTACACAGAGCCCATTGTATTGAAAAGCTGCTGTCTGAGAACAATTTCCAAGATGTTGAGGATCATCTTAAAGAGCTTGAAGATGTTGATATGACTATAGAATATCTTCAGGGGACAGAAGTTGCCAAGGCTGTATACCGAGTACTCAAGAACTGCCCTTCAgtacatttgaaaaagaaagcaaagcagttaTTATCAAGGTGGAAAGCACTTTACAAGAATAACCGTGCTCAGTCAATGCAAGTTAAAAAGTCAGTTTCGGTGTATGTGAAAGAGGAAATTGAACTTCTCGGTGTGGTTCCTAGAGAGCAGCTGCTGTATGAAGGACCAGGTCAGCAGGAGGAATTAGATGCTACTTGTTCTAAAATTTTGGTCCCATTGCAAACTGTCAAAAATGTGGTACATAACGATGCAGAAGGCAGCATGAATCAACTTGCTTTCTTTGAGGAACGACACGCTGATAATGAAGATACTAAACCTCTTGTTAACAAAGCAAGTCTGCAGCAGGATCCGATGAGAGCTCTGAGGTGTAAATGTACGAATCTTCTTTATAAAGCTTTGACTGGTTCTGCCAGAGATGCAGATGAAACTGATAAATGGCTAGTGCTATCTAAAGAAATTGAAGAACATATTTTTGCTCTTCATgctaaaaatgacaaaaagtataaaaattgcATCAGAAGCAAAATCTCTAATCTGACGAACCCTAAAAGTTGCCACTTAAAACATAACCTTTTTTCAGGGACTTTGAGTCCAAAGGCTTTTGCCGAGATGACAGTGATGGAAATGGCCAGCAATGAACTGAAAGAGCTCAGGGCTCTGTACACAGAATCAGCTGTTCGGGAACATCAGCTCCCACAAGTTATTAATGGAGCacagacaaacaaaataaagtgtAGGCGCTGTGAAAAATTTGACTGCACTGTCACTATGATCGCCAGAGGAACTCTCTTTCTTCCAGGCTGGGTGCGAAACACAAATCCAGATGAACAAATGTTGACTTACGTTATTTGTAATGAATGTGGAGAACAGTGGTATCACAGCAGATGGATTTGTTTGTAA
- the TCEANC gene encoding transcription elongation factor A N-terminal and central domain-containing protein isoform X2, producing MSDQKNIVHRAHCIEKLLSENNFQDVEDHLKELEDVDMTIEYLQGTEVAKAVYRVLKNCPSVHLKKKAKQLLSRWKALYKNNRAQSMQVKKSVSVYVKEEIELLGVVPREQLLYEGPGQQEELDATCSKILVPLQTVKNVVHNDAEGSMNQLAFFEERHADNEDTKPLVNKASLQQDPMRALRCKCTNLLYKALTGSARDADETDKWLVLSKEIEEHIFALHAKNDKKYKNCIRSKISNLTNPKSCHLKHNLFSGTLSPKAFAEMTVMEMASNELKELRALYTESAVREHQLPQVINGAQTNKIKCRRCEKFDCTVTMIARGTLFLPGWVRNTNPDEQMLTYVICNECGEQWYHSRWICL from the coding sequence ATGTCTGACCAGAAAAATATTGTACACAGAGCCCATTGTATTGAAAAGCTGCTGTCTGAGAACAATTTCCAAGATGTTGAGGATCATCTTAAAGAGCTTGAAGATGTTGATATGACTATAGAATATCTTCAGGGGACAGAAGTTGCCAAGGCTGTATACCGAGTACTCAAGAACTGCCCTTCAgtacatttgaaaaagaaagcaaagcagttaTTATCAAGGTGGAAAGCACTTTACAAGAATAACCGTGCTCAGTCAATGCAAGTTAAAAAGTCAGTTTCGGTGTATGTGAAAGAGGAAATTGAACTTCTCGGTGTGGTTCCTAGAGAGCAGCTGCTGTATGAAGGACCAGGTCAGCAGGAGGAATTAGATGCTACTTGTTCTAAAATTTTGGTCCCATTGCAAACTGTCAAAAATGTGGTACATAACGATGCAGAAGGCAGCATGAATCAACTTGCTTTCTTTGAGGAACGACACGCTGATAATGAAGATACTAAACCTCTTGTTAACAAAGCAAGTCTGCAGCAGGATCCGATGAGAGCTCTGAGGTGTAAATGTACGAATCTTCTTTATAAAGCTTTGACTGGTTCTGCCAGAGATGCAGATGAAACTGATAAATGGCTAGTGCTATCTAAAGAAATTGAAGAACATATTTTTGCTCTTCATgctaaaaatgacaaaaagtataaaaattgcATCAGAAGCAAAATCTCTAATCTGACGAACCCTAAAAGTTGCCACTTAAAACATAACCTTTTTTCAGGGACTTTGAGTCCAAAGGCTTTTGCCGAGATGACAGTGATGGAAATGGCCAGCAATGAACTGAAAGAGCTCAGGGCTCTGTACACAGAATCAGCTGTTCGGGAACATCAGCTCCCACAAGTTATTAATGGAGCacagacaaacaaaataaagtgtAGGCGCTGTGAAAAATTTGACTGCACTGTCACTATGATCGCCAGAGGAACTCTCTTTCTTCCAGGCTGGGTGCGAAACACAAATCCAGATGAACAAATGTTGACTTACGTTATTTGTAATGAATGTGGAGAACAGTGGTATCACAGCAGATGGATTTGTTTGTAA